A single Streptomyces sannanensis DNA region contains:
- a CDS encoding nuclear transport factor 2 family protein has translation MHEETAQSAIDTFISAFNASDDSYVTALLSQALTSDVIFWGPLGRSEGIEAVERFVLDIRHHPAGSGTMVRCSGVDAPDEWARYQWVFTTPDEGPRLAGMDVVHLRRNLIDQIVVFAGEILPSS, from the coding sequence ATGCACGAGGAGACCGCTCAATCCGCGATCGATACGTTCATCTCCGCTTTCAATGCCTCAGATGACAGCTATGTGACGGCTCTGTTGTCCCAAGCCCTGACCTCGGATGTGATCTTCTGGGGACCGTTGGGGCGCAGTGAGGGGATCGAGGCCGTCGAGCGCTTTGTGCTGGACATCCGGCACCACCCGGCAGGAAGTGGCACGATGGTCCGCTGTTCGGGGGTGGATGCGCCGGATGAGTGGGCCCGGTATCAGTGGGTTTTCACAACACCGGACGAGGGCCCTCGTCTGGCGGGGATGGACGTCGTCCACCTGCGGCGAAACCTCATCGATCAGATCGTCGTCTTCGCAGGAGAGATCCTGCCTTCCTCCTGA